One Thermus sp. CCB_US3_UF1 DNA window includes the following coding sequences:
- the ccmE gene encoding cytochrome c maturation protein CcmE, with product MRTKYVLGVLLILGALAYMVFGGLGRNLVYFLTPSEYLQDQSRYQNRPVRLGGLVKEGTVRYDKDRLELRFTLTDGVAEVPVVHRGTPPGMFKEGQGVVVEGRFREGVFQGSNLLVKHSESYQAPKAGWTPEEVRKLIEEAK from the coding sequence GTGAGAACCAAGTACGTCCTGGGGGTGCTCCTCATCCTGGGGGCCTTGGCCTACATGGTCTTCGGGGGGCTGGGCCGGAACCTGGTTTACTTCCTCACCCCTTCCGAGTACCTGCAGGACCAAAGCCGGTACCAGAACCGTCCCGTGCGCCTGGGGGGCCTGGTGAAGGAGGGGACGGTGCGCTACGACAAGGACCGCCTCGAGCTCCGCTTCACCCTCACGGACGGCGTGGCCGAGGTACCCGTGGTGCACAGGGGCACCCCCCCGGGCATGTTCAAGGAGGGCCAGGGGGTGGTGGTGGAGGGCCGGTTCCGCGAGGGGGTCTTCCAGGGCAGCAACCTCCTGGTGAAGCACTCGGAGAGCTACCAGGCCCCCAAGGCGGGCTGGACCCCGGAAGAGGTGCGCAAGCTCATTGAGGAGGCCAAGTGA
- a CDS encoding c-type cytochrome translates to MFRRLGVLLALLGLAVGARYQLGTPISEELVAQYDLRPVVLPDGRGLPPGEGRVEEGERIYAEKCASCHGGRGEGYPFNRLVAEPFPITPDTDPVEFAIGNYWQYATTLYDYIRRAMPFGAPGTLTDQEVYHLVAWLLYMNGIIEADTPINQKTLPQVRMPARELLDLDPETKRRFPWLTLP, encoded by the coding sequence ATGTTTAGGCGCCTTGGGGTCCTGTTGGCCCTTTTGGGCCTGGCCGTGGGGGCCCGCTACCAGCTGGGTACCCCCATCAGCGAGGAACTGGTGGCCCAGTACGATCTGAGGCCCGTGGTCCTGCCCGATGGCCGGGGCCTGCCCCCGGGGGAGGGCAGGGTGGAGGAGGGGGAGCGCATCTACGCGGAGAAGTGCGCCTCCTGCCACGGGGGCCGGGGGGAAGGGTACCCCTTCAACCGCCTGGTGGCCGAGCCTTTCCCCATCACCCCGGACACCGACCCGGTGGAGTTCGCCATCGGCAACTACTGGCAGTACGCCACCACCCTGTACGACTACATCCGTCGGGCCATGCCCTTCGGGGCCCCGGGCACCCTCACGGACCAGGAGGTCTACCACCTGGTGGCCTGGCTCCTCTACATGAACGGCATCATCGAGGCCGACACCCCCATCAACCAGAAGACCCTGCCCCAGGTGCGGATGCCGGCCCGGGAACTCCTGGACCTGGACCCTGAGACCAAGCGCCGCTTCCCCTGGCTCACCCTGCCCTAG
- a CDS encoding heme exporter protein CcmB — MRPSLRAAQAPGKGVALTGLRRVLVLALRDLRLEVRDRAGLLSVLAFFTVMLFIMALALGPEEGPLRRAAPGVLWVALAFASTLLSTRAFALEVEDATLDDLLLTPGSKEWIYLGKLLFQMLLLLPLGLLALFMAGGLFYLPLERGLPLGLTLALGMLGYASVATFYAGLLARLRGREVLLPLLLFSLVVPVVLAAVRATTGLVEGLPLEEVASWWQLLLVFDVVYLTASALLFPVVMEG; from the coding sequence ATGAGGCCTTCCCTGCGCGCCGCTCAGGCCCCGGGGAAGGGGGTGGCCTTGACGGGGCTCCGGCGGGTCCTGGTGTTGGCCCTGCGCGACCTGCGCCTCGAGGTCCGGGACCGGGCGGGCCTCCTCTCCGTTCTGGCCTTCTTCACGGTGATGCTTTTCATCATGGCCCTGGCCTTGGGGCCGGAGGAGGGGCCCTTGCGCCGGGCGGCCCCGGGGGTCTTGTGGGTGGCCCTGGCCTTTGCCAGCACCCTCCTTTCCACCCGGGCCTTCGCCCTGGAGGTGGAGGACGCCACCCTGGATGACCTCCTCCTCACCCCTGGGAGCAAGGAGTGGATCTACCTGGGCAAGCTCCTTTTCCAGATGCTCCTCCTCCTCCCCTTGGGCCTCTTGGCCCTCTTCATGGCCGGGGGGCTTTTCTACCTTCCCCTGGAGCGGGGGTTGCCCCTTGGCCTAACCCTGGCCCTGGGGATGCTGGGCTACGCCAGCGTGGCCACCTTCTACGCCGGGCTTCTCGCCCGCCTGCGGGGGCGGGAGGTCCTCCTGCCCCTCCTCCTCTTCTCCCTGGTGGTCCCCGTGGTCCTGGCGGCGGTCCGGGCCACCACGGGGTTGGTGGAAGGCCTGCCCCTGGAGGAGGTGGCCTCCTGGTGGCAGCTCCTTTTGGTCTTTGACGTGGTCTACCTGACGGCCAGCGCCCTGCTCTTCCCCGTGGTCATGGAGGGGTAG
- a CDS encoding cytochrome c-type biogenesis protein CcmH, with product MRWLALLFLFLSAWAQSGPPPDLSPEVFAIARELRCPVCQGESAAESNAGVAVEMRRIIAEMLQQGKTEAEIKAFFVDRYGDWILYEPPRRGATLWVWVLPLVGLFLLGLGLFAYFRPKRPLPPELLEEAERRLKEPPA from the coding sequence ATGAGGTGGCTGGCGTTGCTCTTCCTGTTCCTTTCGGCCTGGGCCCAAAGCGGCCCGCCCCCCGACCTTTCCCCCGAGGTCTTCGCCATCGCCCGGGAGCTCCGCTGCCCCGTCTGCCAGGGGGAGTCGGCGGCGGAGTCCAACGCCGGGGTGGCGGTGGAGATGCGCCGCATCATCGCCGAGATGCTGCAGCAGGGAAAGACGGAGGCAGAGATCAAGGCCTTTTTCGTGGACCGCTACGGCGACTGGATCCTCTACGAGCCCCCCAGGCGCGGGGCAACCCTTTGGGTCTGGGTCCTGCCCCTCGTGGGCCTTTTCCTCCTGGGGCTTGGCCTTTTCGCCTACTTCCGCCCCAAGCGGCCCCTGCCCCCTGAGCTTTTAGAGGAGGCGGAGCGCCGCCTGAAGGAGCCCCCTGCATGA
- a CDS encoding heme lyase CcmF/NrfE family subunit: protein MTPALLGNLGVSLALAFSLLGLSLALLAYLQGDGRFLRGARALVLPAFLAALAAFLALEWGLLTHDFSLAYVARNHATQDPLWVTLVTPWAALEGSILLWGLLQTLYTLLASRKALDPWRASLVLAVLFGIQVFFFGVMATIASPFQTLPNPPADGTGPNPLLQNHWMMAVHPVLMYLGFVGLSVPFAYAVAAMVTRRYQTWVEETRWWALIAWGFLTAGKVAGMWWSYEVLGWGGYWAWDPVENASFIPWLLATAFLHTAIVQQARGAFKVWNFAFVTLAFAATVLGTFLTRSGVIMSVHAFAEGPVGPAFLGFFLLATGLGLGLLSRVSREVRDTAVFRPLSREGALLLGAFFFAGWALVVLLGTFYPLLAEAFGGAKVSVGAPFFNQLSAPIGAGILLLMGVGPLLPWRRPRAEVFRNLYALLAALVLGTLLGLLRGYTFGASLAVGLFLYNLLAIFLLVREGVVGRVRAGLSPWGYLGNRRRVGSLVVHFAVALMGLGIAFSQTYRLEAEKTLYRGQAWAVGGVRMEFQGVRALNEGRRFAVEALLRTDRFGEVRPRLHFYPQMNAPLPSPKVIYTPGNDYYFLLMDFDREKGEWASVRLIVTPLVFWMWVAGGLMALGTLYILWPQGLGAEAREVSPA from the coding sequence GTGACCCCGGCCCTTTTGGGCAACCTGGGCGTGAGCCTGGCCCTGGCCTTCAGCCTCCTGGGCTTGAGCCTGGCCCTGCTGGCCTACCTGCAGGGGGATGGCCGCTTCCTCCGCGGGGCCAGGGCCTTGGTCCTGCCCGCCTTCCTGGCGGCCCTCGCCGCCTTCTTGGCCCTGGAGTGGGGCCTTCTCACCCACGACTTCAGCCTGGCCTACGTGGCCCGGAACCACGCCACCCAGGATCCCTTGTGGGTCACCCTGGTCACCCCCTGGGCGGCCCTGGAGGGGAGCATCCTCCTCTGGGGGCTTTTGCAGACCCTCTACACCCTTCTGGCCAGCCGCAAGGCCCTGGACCCCTGGCGGGCCTCCTTGGTGCTGGCGGTCCTCTTCGGCATCCAGGTTTTCTTCTTTGGCGTGATGGCCACCATCGCCAGCCCCTTCCAAACCCTTCCCAACCCGCCCGCCGACGGCACCGGTCCCAACCCCCTCCTGCAGAACCACTGGATGATGGCCGTCCACCCGGTCCTCATGTACCTGGGCTTCGTGGGCCTGAGCGTACCCTTCGCCTACGCGGTGGCGGCCATGGTCACCCGGCGCTACCAGACCTGGGTGGAGGAGACCCGGTGGTGGGCCCTCATTGCCTGGGGCTTCCTCACCGCGGGGAAGGTGGCGGGGATGTGGTGGAGCTACGAGGTTCTGGGCTGGGGCGGCTACTGGGCCTGGGACCCGGTGGAGAACGCCAGCTTCATCCCCTGGCTCCTGGCCACGGCCTTCCTCCACACCGCCATCGTCCAGCAGGCCCGGGGGGCGTTTAAGGTTTGGAACTTCGCCTTCGTCACCCTGGCCTTTGCCGCCACCGTCCTCGGCACCTTCCTCACCCGCAGCGGGGTGATCATGTCCGTGCACGCCTTTGCCGAGGGGCCGGTGGGCCCGGCCTTTCTGGGCTTCTTCCTCCTTGCCACCGGCCTTGGCTTGGGCCTCCTTTCCCGGGTTTCCCGGGAGGTGCGGGACACCGCCGTCTTCCGCCCCCTTTCCCGGGAAGGGGCCTTGCTCCTGGGGGCTTTCTTCTTTGCCGGCTGGGCCCTGGTGGTCCTCCTGGGCACCTTCTACCCCCTCCTGGCCGAGGCCTTCGGCGGGGCCAAGGTGAGCGTGGGGGCCCCCTTCTTCAACCAGCTTTCCGCCCCCATCGGGGCGGGGATCCTCCTCCTCATGGGGGTGGGGCCCCTCCTGCCCTGGCGCCGCCCGCGGGCCGAGGTTTTCCGCAACCTCTACGCCCTCTTGGCCGCCCTGGTCCTGGGCACCCTCCTGGGCCTCCTCCGGGGCTACACCTTTGGGGCTTCCCTGGCCGTGGGGCTTTTCCTCTATAACCTCCTGGCCATCTTCCTCCTGGTGCGGGAGGGGGTGGTGGGGCGGGTGCGGGCGGGGCTTTCCCCTTGGGGCTATTTGGGGAACCGCCGCCGGGTGGGGAGTCTGGTGGTCCACTTCGCCGTGGCCCTCATGGGCCTAGGGATCGCCTTCAGCCAGACCTACCGCCTCGAGGCGGAAAAAACCCTGTACCGCGGCCAGGCCTGGGCGGTGGGGGGGGTGCGGATGGAGTTCCAGGGGGTGCGGGCCCTCAATGAGGGGCGGCGCTTTGCCGTGGAGGCCCTCCTCCGCACGGACCGCTTCGGTGAGGTGCGCCCCCGGCTCCACTTCTACCCCCAGATGAACGCCCCCTTGCCCTCCCCCAAGGTGATCTACACCCCGGGCAACGACTACTACTTCCTCCTCATGGACTTTGACCGGGAGAAGGGGGAGTGGGCCTCAGTGCGCCTCATCGTCACCCCCCTGGTCTTCTGGATGTGGGTGGCGGGGGGGCTGATGGCCTTGGGCACCCTGTACATCCTCTGGCCCCAAGGCCTTGGGGCGGAGGCCAGGGAGGTGAGCCCGGCGTGA
- a CDS encoding PLP-dependent aspartate aminotransferase family protein — protein MEEPLGLSTLAVHAAWAQTPANPPATMPFYPSAAWAFRDLDEVDAVYEGRVKGAVYARNGTPNRWALERLLAGLHGGEAALATASGMAALAALFLAHLRPGGRVVASRDLYGTTWGLLGDLARFGVEAVGVDATDLEAVAAHLRPGSLLLVETLSNPRLRVADLPALAALARERGALLVVDNTFATPYHARPLAQGADLVVESLTKFLSGHHLVLLGGLVGRKDLVEGPLGVAVRAGLVPDPWACWLGAEGAKTLAVRLERASATALRLARFLETHPKVGAVHYPGLPSHPDHATARRVLARGFGAMLAFELPPEREAVNRFLRALRHIRLVLSLGGTETTLSHPATSSHRSLPPSEREALGLHPGFLRLSVGLEDPEDLLEELEEALKAV, from the coding sequence ATGGAAGAGCCCCTAGGCCTCTCCACCCTGGCGGTGCACGCCGCCTGGGCCCAGACCCCGGCCAACCCCCCCGCCACCATGCCCTTTTACCCCTCGGCGGCCTGGGCCTTCCGCGACCTGGACGAGGTGGACGCCGTGTACGAGGGCCGGGTAAAGGGGGCGGTCTACGCCCGGAACGGCACCCCCAACCGCTGGGCCCTGGAGCGCCTCTTGGCGGGGTTGCACGGGGGGGAGGCGGCCTTGGCCACGGCCAGCGGCATGGCTGCCCTGGCCGCCCTCTTCCTGGCCCACCTGCGGCCCGGGGGGCGGGTGGTGGCCTCGAGGGACCTCTACGGCACCACCTGGGGGCTTCTTGGGGACCTGGCCCGCTTCGGCGTGGAGGCGGTGGGGGTGGACGCCACGGACCTGGAGGCGGTGGCGGCCCATCTGAGGCCGGGAAGCCTCCTCCTGGTGGAAACCCTCTCCAACCCCCGCCTGCGGGTGGCCGACCTCCCCGCCCTGGCCGCCTTGGCCCGGGAGCGGGGAGCCCTTCTGGTGGTGGACAACACCTTCGCCACCCCCTACCACGCCCGTCCCCTGGCCCAGGGGGCGGATCTGGTGGTGGAAAGCCTCACCAAGTTTCTCTCCGGGCACCACCTGGTCCTCCTGGGGGGGCTGGTGGGGCGAAAGGACCTGGTGGAGGGGCCCTTAGGGGTGGCGGTGCGGGCCGGACTGGTCCCCGACCCCTGGGCGTGCTGGCTGGGGGCGGAGGGGGCCAAGACCCTGGCCGTGCGCCTGGAGCGGGCCTCGGCCACCGCCTTGCGCCTGGCCCGCTTCCTGGAGACCCACCCCAAGGTGGGGGCGGTCCACTACCCCGGCCTCCCCAGCCACCCCGACCACGCCACCGCCCGGCGGGTTCTCGCCCGGGGGTTTGGCGCCATGCTGGCTTTTGAGCTTCCCCCAGAACGGGAGGCGGTGAACCGCTTCCTGCGGGCTCTGCGCCACATCCGCCTGGTCCTCTCCCTGGGGGGGACGGAGACCACCCTCTCCCACCCCGCCACCTCCTCCCACCGCTCCCTCCCCCCCAGCGAGCGGGAGGCCTTGGGCCTTCACCCCGGCTTCCTCCGGCTTTCCGTGGGCCTCGAGGACCCCGAGGACCTCCTCGAGGAACTGGAGGAGGCCCTGAAAGCCGTTTAG
- the ccsA gene encoding cytochrome c biogenesis protein CcsA — protein MLKAANPDRPDLLTWAFLGLGLLLLPAGLYVALAAPPDVNQGYLVRIMYLHVPTAWLGYLAFFVTFLYSVLYLFRQDPRHDRMALASAEIGLVFMGLALVTGMLWARPTWGVYWTWEPRLTTTAILFAVYVGYFLLRGAIEDPELRAKAAAAVGILGFLNVPISYMSVKWWRSLHQTQSIDLTTGRIEMEPAMLQALLFNLLVFTLLYVGFVRFRGFLAAWEARKEEA, from the coding sequence ATGCTGAAGGCAGCTAACCCAGATCGGCCAGATCTCCTCACCTGGGCCTTTTTAGGTCTGGGCCTTCTCCTCCTCCCCGCGGGGCTTTACGTGGCCCTCGCGGCCCCGCCCGATGTGAACCAGGGGTACCTGGTCCGCATCATGTACCTGCATGTCCCCACGGCTTGGCTTGGGTATCTGGCCTTCTTCGTCACCTTCCTCTACTCCGTCCTCTACCTTTTCCGCCAGGATCCCCGCCACGACCGGATGGCCCTGGCCAGCGCCGAGATCGGCCTGGTCTTCATGGGCTTGGCCCTGGTCACCGGGATGCTTTGGGCCCGGCCCACCTGGGGGGTGTACTGGACCTGGGAGCCCAGGCTCACCACCACCGCCATCCTCTTCGCCGTCTACGTGGGCTACTTCCTCCTGCGGGGGGCCATTGAGGACCCGGAGCTAAGGGCCAAGGCGGCGGCCGCCGTGGGCATCCTGGGGTTCCTCAACGTGCCCATCAGCTATATGTCGGTGAAGTGGTGGCGGAGCCTGCACCAGACCCAGTCCATCGACCTCACCACGGGCCGGATTGAGATGGAGCCCGCCATGCTCCAGGCCCTGCTCTTCAACCTCCTCGTCTTCACCCTCCTCTACGTGGGCTTCGTCCGCTTCCGGGGCTTTTTGGCCGCTTGGGAGGCCAGGAAGGAGGAAGCGTGA
- a CDS encoding Rieske 2Fe-2S domain-containing protein, whose amino-acid sequence MKRRDLFFYVPLAVAGGFFAWFGVRTYNLRFRPRPEAGEPVWREGARVAVARRGELGVWQAKPFAYPLPQGDLKAFLLRLPAPAPGGLSLGQEHYIAFSRICTHQACTLNFVPDPEVASLLYNFRYERPFLGCPCHFGAFDPLLGGKAIYGPPRYPLPRLRLEAQGETLYATGHEVPLRPMEGL is encoded by the coding sequence ATGAAGCGGAGGGACCTTTTCTTCTATGTGCCCCTGGCCGTGGCGGGGGGGTTTTTTGCCTGGTTTGGCGTGCGCACCTACAACCTGCGCTTCCGCCCCCGTCCCGAGGCGGGGGAACCCGTCTGGCGGGAAGGGGCCAGGGTGGCCGTGGCCCGGCGGGGGGAGCTTGGGGTGTGGCAGGCCAAGCCCTTCGCCTATCCCTTGCCCCAAGGGGATCTCAAGGCCTTTCTCCTGCGCCTGCCCGCCCCGGCCCCGGGGGGGCTTTCCCTGGGCCAGGAGCACTACATCGCCTTCAGCCGCATCTGCACCCACCAGGCCTGCACCCTGAACTTCGTCCCCGACCCCGAGGTGGCCTCCCTCCTCTACAACTTCCGCTACGAGCGGCCCTTTCTGGGCTGCCCGTGCCACTTTGGGGCCTTTGACCCCCTCCTGGGGGGGAAGGCCATCTATGGCCCGCCCCGTTACCCCCTGCCCCGGCTACGGCTGGAGGCCCAAGGGGAGACCCTTTACGCCACCGGGCACGAGGTGCCCCTAAGGCCCATGGAGGGCCTATAG
- the ccdA gene encoding cytochrome c biogenesis protein CcdA, whose translation MSLSLGAAFLAGVLSFLSPCVLPLVPTYLFYLGGERGRPLFNALFFVLGFGVVFFLLGLPFTLLGGLLFEHRQTLARVGGGVLLLLGLYMLGLRPRWGVNLRYEGETGRPWGAFLLGATLGLGWTPCIGPILGAILTLTAVGGGVGFLLAYILGLALPFLLVALFAERLKGWLRRAGRLSHHVERLAGVVLLLVGALLLTGTYSSLNAFFLRITPEWLQKYL comes from the coding sequence ATGAGCCTTTCCCTTGGTGCGGCCTTTTTGGCGGGGGTGCTCTCCTTCCTCTCCCCTTGCGTGCTCCCCCTGGTCCCCACCTACCTCTTCTACCTGGGGGGGGAGCGGGGGCGCCCCCTTTTCAACGCCCTCTTCTTCGTTCTGGGCTTCGGGGTGGTCTTCTTCCTCCTGGGCCTGCCCTTCACCCTTCTTGGGGGGCTTCTCTTTGAGCACCGGCAGACCTTGGCCCGGGTGGGTGGGGGGGTGCTCCTCCTCCTCGGCCTCTACATGCTGGGCCTCCGCCCCCGCTGGGGGGTGAACCTGCGCTACGAGGGGGAGACGGGGCGCCCCTGGGGGGCCTTCCTCCTGGGGGCCACCCTGGGCCTGGGCTGGACCCCTTGCATCGGCCCCATCCTGGGGGCCATCCTCACCCTGACCGCGGTGGGGGGCGGGGTGGGGTTTCTCCTGGCCTATATCCTGGGCCTGGCCCTGCCCTTCCTCCTGGTGGCCCTCTTCGCCGAGCGGCTCAAGGGCTGGCTCAGGCGGGCGGGGCGGCTTTCCCACCATGTGGAGCGCCTGGCGGGGGTGGTCCTCCTCCTGGTGGGGGCCCTGCTCCTCACCGGCACCTACTCCTCCCTGAACGCCTTCTTCCTGCGCATCACCCCCGAGTGGCTGCAGAAGTACCTCTAG
- the soxC gene encoding sulfite dehydrogenase yields the protein MDRRKFFRLLGAGGLLGFLKAKAQTPPWDEETFAPMRTLGAPLSEYGGRSPYEEGVVRYISPNLRTRHSGADFAPLEKLEGVITPNGLHFERHHGGVPQVDPAKYRLVIHGMVERPLVFTLEDLKRFPSVTRTYFIECAGNGQNGYRNPPDPNLTATRSRGLASNASWTGVPLALLLKEAGVKPGARWLIPEGMDAAAYTRSLPLEKAMEDVLVAYAQNGEALRPEQGYPVRLVVPGWEGSIQVKWLRRILVTDLPAMAKDETSEYTDVMADGKVLAFTWVMDPESIITYPSGLQRIRPGFHEIRGLAWSGYGRITKVEISLDEGKTWRQATLEPPVERYAFVRFKMPWYWDGKEVVLWSRAWDEKGNTQPTREAFFKKWGRNNRYHYNAIQAWRILPDGRVVNGDRPLGQEAFGPAGGCGGEVFDV from the coding sequence ATGGACCGAAGGAAGTTTTTCCGGCTGCTTGGTGCGGGAGGGCTTTTGGGCTTCCTCAAGGCCAAGGCCCAGACCCCTCCCTGGGACGAGGAGACCTTCGCCCCCATGCGCACCCTGGGGGCCCCCCTTTCCGAGTACGGCGGGCGGAGCCCCTACGAGGAAGGGGTGGTGCGCTACATCTCCCCCAACCTGCGCACCCGGCACTCGGGGGCCGACTTTGCCCCCCTGGAGAAGCTGGAAGGGGTCATCACCCCCAACGGCCTCCACTTTGAGCGCCACCACGGGGGGGTGCCCCAGGTGGACCCCGCCAAGTACCGCCTGGTGATCCACGGCATGGTGGAGCGGCCCCTGGTCTTCACCCTCGAGGACCTCAAGCGCTTCCCCTCCGTGACCCGCACCTACTTCATTGAGTGCGCGGGCAACGGGCAAAACGGCTACCGCAACCCCCCTGACCCCAACCTCACGGCCACCCGCAGCCGCGGCCTGGCCTCCAACGCCAGCTGGACCGGGGTGCCCCTGGCCCTTCTCCTCAAGGAGGCCGGGGTGAAGCCCGGGGCCAGGTGGCTGATCCCCGAGGGGATGGACGCCGCGGCCTACACCCGTTCCCTGCCCCTGGAGAAGGCCATGGAAGACGTCCTGGTGGCCTATGCGCAAAACGGCGAGGCCCTGCGCCCGGAACAGGGCTACCCCGTGCGCCTGGTGGTGCCGGGCTGGGAGGGGAGCATCCAGGTGAAGTGGCTTCGGCGCATCCTGGTCACCGACCTCCCCGCCATGGCCAAGGACGAGACCAGCGAGTACACCGACGTCATGGCCGACGGCAAGGTCCTGGCCTTCACCTGGGTCATGGACCCTGAGTCCATCATCACCTACCCCTCGGGGTTGCAGCGGATCCGGCCTGGCTTCCACGAGATCCGCGGCCTGGCCTGGAGCGGGTACGGGCGCATCACCAAGGTGGAGATCTCCTTGGACGAGGGCAAGACCTGGCGCCAGGCCACCTTGGAGCCCCCTGTGGAGCGCTACGCCTTCGTGCGCTTCAAGATGCCCTGGTACTGGGACGGGAAGGAGGTGGTCCTCTGGAGCCGGGCCTGGGACGAGAAGGGCAACACCCAGCCCACCCGGGAGGCCTTCTTCAAGAAGTGGGGCAGGAACAACCGCTACCACTACAACGCCATCCAGGCCTGGCGCATCCTTCCCGATGGCCGGGTGGTAAACGGGGACCGCCCCCTGGGCCAGGAGGCCTTCGGGCCCGCGGGGGGCTGTGGCGGGGAGGTGTTCGATGTTTAG
- a CDS encoding cytochrome c encodes MMATLIFLVLLLLGLLLALRPLLGPKEPFPEPPRREELLRELSVLQEEVAALEGEERKLALARMVELERALEGWRPPEPRPFNPLPVALALGVVLLLGVGLWRYSLPRLPGETTVTQRAEARELKALQDKARRTGAVEDLLAWGRRAYEVQAWDQAAEAYLEVLKKDPRNVEAVRRVGILLFMGGRLEEAEMFLQIAQHADPKAAEGWLFLGNLYFQKGENGAAIAAWERYLEVGGEARERVEGLIAMAKAQAQGAKDGLSVYQARCALCHGAQGEGGVGPRLKGNPILKSPEAVREIVLKGRGQMPPVPLGEEELKTLLDYLAGL; translated from the coding sequence ATGATGGCCACCCTGATCTTCCTGGTCTTGCTCCTCCTGGGCCTCCTTTTGGCCCTAAGGCCCCTCTTGGGCCCTAAGGAACCCTTCCCCGAGCCCCCGAGGCGGGAGGAGCTCTTGAGGGAGCTCTCTGTCCTCCAGGAGGAGGTGGCGGCCCTGGAGGGGGAAGAGCGGAAGCTGGCCCTGGCCCGTATGGTGGAGCTGGAGCGGGCCCTGGAGGGCTGGCGCCCCCCGGAACCCCGTCCCTTCAACCCCCTGCCCGTGGCCCTGGCCTTGGGGGTGGTCCTCCTCCTGGGGGTGGGGCTTTGGCGCTACAGCCTGCCCCGCCTGCCGGGGGAGACCACGGTGACGCAAAGGGCCGAGGCCCGGGAACTCAAGGCCCTGCAGGACAAGGCCAGGCGCACCGGGGCTGTGGAGGACCTCCTGGCCTGGGGCCGGCGGGCCTATGAGGTGCAGGCCTGGGACCAGGCCGCCGAGGCCTACCTGGAGGTGCTGAAGAAAGACCCCCGGAATGTGGAGGCGGTGCGCCGGGTGGGGATCCTCCTCTTCATGGGAGGCCGGCTGGAGGAGGCGGAGATGTTCTTGCAGATCGCCCAGCACGCCGACCCCAAGGCGGCGGAGGGCTGGCTTTTCCTGGGGAACCTCTACTTCCAAAAGGGGGAGAACGGGGCGGCCATCGCCGCCTGGGAGCGGTACCTGGAGGTGGGAGGGGAGGCCAGGGAAAGGGTGGAGGGCCTCATCGCCATGGCCAAGGCCCAGGCCCAAGGGGCCAAGGACGGCCTAAGCGTCTACCAGGCCCGCTGCGCCCTCTGCCACGGGGCCCAAGGGGAAGGGGGGGTGGGGCCCAGGCTCAAGGGGAACCCCATCCTGAAATCCCCGGAGGCGGTGCGGGAGATCGTCCTCAAGGGACGGGGCCAGATGCCCCCGGTGCCCCTGGGGGAGGAGGAGCTTAAGACCCTTCTGGACTACCTTGCGGGGTTATGA
- a CDS encoding TlpA disulfide reductase family protein, translating to MRTWLWVLLLLFLGGLFLWGMQRNPRELPSVLARERRPAPDFTLPVLPPYREAWGETFRLSQHLGKRPVVLNFWASWCYPACYEEAPVLEALWRRYRDRVLFLGVNTQDQEPGALRFVAQFGLTFPQVFDPRGRVGVDYGMYGVPETFVIDAQGRVMVRHAGAIDQATLEKYLAEALP from the coding sequence GTGAGGACCTGGCTCTGGGTCCTCCTCCTCCTCTTCCTGGGGGGGCTTTTCCTCTGGGGGATGCAGCGCAACCCCCGGGAACTCCCCTCGGTCCTGGCCCGGGAGCGCCGTCCTGCCCCCGACTTCACCCTGCCCGTCCTGCCCCCCTACCGGGAGGCCTGGGGGGAAACCTTCCGCCTTTCCCAGCACCTGGGAAAGCGGCCCGTCGTCCTCAACTTCTGGGCCAGCTGGTGCTACCCCGCCTGCTACGAGGAAGCCCCGGTGCTGGAGGCCCTGTGGCGGCGCTACCGGGACCGGGTCCTCTTCCTGGGGGTGAACACCCAGGACCAGGAGCCAGGGGCCTTGCGGTTTGTGGCCCAGTTCGGCCTCACCTTTCCCCAGGTCTTTGACCCTCGAGGCCGGGTGGGGGTGGACTACGGCATGTACGGGGTGCCGGAAACCTTTGTCATCGACGCCCAGGGCCGGGTCATGGTCCGCCACGCGGGGGCCATTGACCAGGCCACCCTGGAAAAGTACCTGGCGGAGGCCCTGCCATGA
- a CDS encoding ABC transporter ATP-binding protein: MLLRLQALSKRFGRDWVIRDLSFTLERGEVVALLGPNGSGKTTLLRLMAGLLKPTRGRVERGGRPLFLANPPAFHRHLTAGEHLRYDLLFHGFHGQEGDWRGALARFGLPEDLPLAAFSSGMRKRLALARLSLLKPDIWLLDEPETALDGEGRGLLLEVLAEARGQGGVVLATHDRALAEGVADRTLELGAA, translated from the coding sequence ATGCTCTTGCGCCTTCAGGCCCTCTCCAAGCGCTTTGGCCGGGACTGGGTGATCCGGGACCTCTCCTTCACCCTGGAGCGGGGGGAGGTGGTGGCCCTCCTGGGCCCCAACGGTTCCGGCAAGACCACCCTCCTCAGGCTCATGGCCGGCCTCCTCAAGCCCACCCGAGGCCGGGTGGAACGGGGGGGGAGGCCCCTTTTCCTGGCCAACCCTCCGGCCTTCCACCGGCACCTCACCGCTGGGGAGCACCTCCGCTATGACCTCCTCTTCCACGGCTTCCACGGCCAGGAAGGGGACTGGCGGGGGGCCTTGGCCCGGTTTGGCCTGCCCGAGGACCTGCCCCTTGCGGCCTTCTCCAGCGGGATGCGCAAGCGGCTTGCTCTGGCCCGCCTTTCCCTCCTAAAGCCCGACATCTGGCTCCTGGACGAACCGGAAACCGCCTTGGACGGGGAGGGGCGGGGGCTACTTCTGGAGGTGCTGGCCGAGGCCAGGGGACAAGGGGGGGTGGTCCTGGCCACCCACGACCGGGCCCTGGCGGAGGGGGTGGCGGACCGCACCCTGGAGCTGGGGGCGGCATGA